ATCAATTATTACCTTGAAACATCCCTTGCACTTCGTCCGAAACTACATAAGCACTCACCGAATCGAGGGCCACCTTCAGCCAATTCGTTCAATTCACCAGTTAATGAAGCCTTCTTCGCATgaactggacaaaaacttgcttcTGCACTAAATCCTCTCTCAAATTTGTGTGGCCCTTTAGCAAGGGAATCAAAAATGAAAGGACCATGCTCACCATAATCTTCAGATTCCAGCTCATCTAAATTGAATGGATAAATTCAGAACCCGAGAACGCTAATAATGTGTACAATGCGCCCTACCCATTCCCACTTTCACCATCATATTTGCAATCTCGAATGCACTTTGAATTGGCGACCTCCGTTGCAGCCATTTGTATGGGGGATAATAGTGTTCAAAAGATGCTGGCGACATCGATTCCTTGGTATTGTACATTTCCAGAAGGACAGGAGGCGCCTTGTAGAATGAAGGCATGTTGTTGTATAGATATACGTCCACATCTGGTTTCAGCTCCTTCTTGTGTCCTTCGAGCTTCACATCCTCAATTAGCTTCTTTATCGTGTCACCTTCACTGTTACTGGTATGGCTAGCGTGATGATTTTCAGAAACTGTGGAAAAGAAAAAGTGCAATTTCCCGTCTTAAGTTTATAGTTAGAAGATGGAAACTATTGCATGCACTTGCGGTTTCAGGAAAATGGTGCAAAGTCGATAAAATTATGCCAGTTATAATATGAATTATAAATAGATTTCGAAGAGTTTCCCCGATTTTTTTCTCGATTTTTAAAGTATCGATAATTTAACCATAAATGATGAGCATTCTTTCATGCAATCAACTCCACAGGAAAGAATTGGGAATATTCATCGTTTAAAGGACATCTTCATCTCTCCTTCATTATGTGATAGGAGGAGAAGCAACGCACATGCTCAACAGCGGAAAGGGGGAAAATGTAGAAAAATGTCAATTAACGCATATGCACCTGCTGAATTTAATCCGGATGCCACTAGGATTTTTGAGCCAGTTTTATTTAGGTCCTTTCCATCGCGTTTAGCTGCCTTTCTCAGTTGTAAGCCAGCCTGCACTTGAATATTGGAATTCTCGTGCCGGCCCCTCTCGTCATTGCCATAATGACGCGCGCCATGCTTCACATCGGTTGCTGCTAATCCTAAGGTAGACTTCCTCTCGATAGGGACCCGTCCCACCCGCTCATTCTGTTCAGTGTGTTGATGATTGAGAAGTTTTTTCGAGCTCATGTCACCTTTTAAATCTCTTAAGCCTTTTTCAATGATCCTTTCATCAACATTCACTGTGATATCGTCCTTTTCTTTATTCAGTTTCGAGTCACTACCGCCCTTACTGTCCCTGACCCCACGATGGTCTTCAACGTTCCTCTGAAAATACCAAATATTTGAAGGAAGGTAGTGTATTATTATAACTATTATTATACTATTGAGTCCGTGCCTTCAAAATGGCTTGGGATGACAAGTTGTATAATTATTTTAGTTGGGGCACGAATCTACGAAAATAATCGATctagaaaattaatttcttgGAAAGGCATCAAGTTTTCATTAACTTGAACAAGTTTCCATGGGAGCTAGCTCCAATTCTTTGCGAAAGGGATTTCGAAGGCTTATATGTATGTTTGCAGGGTAACTCGATCTAGAGATACTTACTTTCTCATCACAACCTGTTCACTCGAAAAGCACTTTCGAGAAAACAATTGTGCGAAATACAGCTAGGGAaaatttttcatcgatttttacGACCTATACATTCTTACCTTCGCCAGCTCACGTGACATCCTTGGGTGGTGCTTGAAATCCTCTGCAAAACGCTGCATAGCGACACCGTCCAAGACATCTCGTTTCGTATTCAGTCCGTGTCCTTCCAGAGGTGCCTCCAAACCACCAGATACTGCCTTCAACGATGAATCGCCAGCTACTGTCCCTAATGCCGCTCCTGCCAGCttcttttcatcatttttaaTGGACTCAGCTATTCTTTTTATTCGAATTCCTCCTCGACATCCATCGATTGCTGTTGCTATAGAATTAAACAGAAAAAATCAGCATTTAATTTTATCGCGAGGAGCAGCGGCTCGAAAAAACCTTAATTCAGCGACAAATTGAATTCCCCGTACCTAAAgctaagtaaataaatatatttttgtacaTTGCCTCCAAAATAAAGTCCTCCTTCGCTCACAATTGATGTGGATTAGAATGGCTCCTTTACATACAAATCAGGACTTCTATTGTTCCATGGCACATGCGATTGGTTCGGGTTTTTCGTGGAGTGAAAATCTCTGCAGCTTGCTGAGACCGATGCTGGAAATAATAGATCGTGAGTGCATATCTCTTTCAGTTTAAATTACAGACCGTTTTACAGAAAGCATCATGTTGAACTAGATCCTTTTGAGAAATCGAAACAAGAGCTAGTTCACCATCCGATAAACTCTATAAGCTTGTTAAATGCTTGTAGAGTTTGCGAATGGAGCCGGAATGAAATTGAATAGGACACTGCTACACTCAATTGGTTGAGAGTCCTTGCATCAATGCCTTTGTTCTCATTATGGGCATCCTTGCAAGAAAGGCTAATAAAGCAAAAGCACAGGATTTGCCTGTTTTACAATCAGCGTGCATAGCGCTTATTGTACTTCATGATTCAGTCCACCAATTGGAATGGAACCGAAGTTTTTCCTAGAATAAGGTACGCATTTTCAAACATTTCTTGAAGGATATTTAGGGAATCtatcagataattaatcgcTTCTAAACATTCTAAACAtttcagttattttttttttccttttggggTAGATGCATTCACCTAATCTGTACgtaagagtgttggactcccggttcggtacgtcgttcgactaccaactaaacatctccccattgtcaaagagctagcttggaaccgtttatgacattacttcgggctagtcctcgaaCTCTCTCACCtagcggagccttcaaatcagggagttccttgcaccaacgggaagggagaggaagaagggaactgtCTGCCATCGGGtacctccaccggtc
The DNA window shown above is from Hermetia illucens chromosome 5, iHerIll2.2.curated.20191125, whole genome shotgun sequence and carries:
- the LOC119657581 gene encoding uncharacterized protein LOC119657581 — encoded protein: MYKNIFIYLALATAIDGCRGGIRIKRIAESIKNDEKKLAGAALGTVAGDSSLKAVSGGLEAPLEGHGLNTKRDVLDGVAMQRFAEDFKHHPRMSRELAKVRMYRS